The genomic window GATTCCGCTTCTGTTTCATCTCCATGGTATTTGCTCATCCACGTAGCAGCCATAGATCCGGAAATATTATGCCAAACGCTGAACAATGCAGCAGGCACGGCGGAGAGTGGAGAAAAATGCGCTGCAGACAAGGCTGCTGCAAGCCCTGAATTCTGCATTCCTACTTCAATTGATACCGCCTTCTGGTCGGCAAGGTCGAACCTCAGCACTTTGGCCAGGCCGAATCCGATGAGGTAACCGAGCACATTGTGCAGTATGACCACACCGAATATCAGCAGGCCGGACTGCATGATCGCTTCCGTATTGTTCGATACGACCGCTGCGACAACGCCGACGATGCCCACCACTGAGATGAGCGGCAGTATGGTGATGCCCTTCTCGACATGGTCACCGAGCAGCATCCGCACAGCCAGACCAAGTGCGATCGGAACCAGGACGATCTGTATGATCGAGATGAAGAGGTCCATGAAAGAAACCGGCAGCCACGCACTTGCAAGCAGCAGCGTAAGCGCAGGCGTCAGGATTGGAGCCAGGACCGTCGAAACGGCTGTTGCGGTTACGGACAGTGCCGTATTCCCTTTTGCCAGGAAAGTCATGACGTTGGATGACGTCCCTCCTGGTGTGCACCCGACCAGGATGACACCGACCGCAATTTCAGGTGGCAGCTGGAACAGTACGACCAGCCCGAGTGCCAGAAGCGGCATGATGGTGTACTGTGACAGCACTACGATGAATACCATCTTCGGTGCTTTCAGTACCCTTTTGAAGTCCGTAAGCTTGAGCGTCAGGCCCATGCCGAACATGATGATGCCGAGCAGCAGGTTTATGTATGGTGCAATCCATGTAAATCCTCCCGGGAGTACAAAGGACAAGATCGCAAAAATGATGACCCATATACCGAACGTACTTCCGATGAATTGACTCAGCCTTGCCAAAGCATTCATTGAAAATCCCCTCCTTATTGGATAAAGCTTGAAACTATAGAAAGTATCTTAACAGATAAAAGTGCAATATCCTAGAGTTTTTATTAAAATTTTTAGAATCTTTGAAATTATATTTTCACCCTATAATGCTGCATCCGTTGATGCATTTGAATGAAAACGATTACACATTTTGACATGAAACAGCCCCCGGCTCAAAAAGCCGGAGGCATGTATTATTCATTCAATTACAGGGTGTCATTATTGCGTCGGTTGACGTTATCCCTGCGTTCTCTCGTTGCATCGTAGCCATAGTCATCCCCGCTCCGGTCAGCGAGATTTCCGTTCCGAGTGTTCCTCTCGACATCGTCCCTTTCGGCTCCGATGCCGCCACGGCGGGCATACTCTTCCTCTGTAACCGGTTCAGTCGCTTCCTGGGAATCTATGTTGCGGTCGACGTAGC from Salinicoccus sp. RF5 includes these protein-coding regions:
- a CDS encoding bile acid:sodium symporter family protein, with amino-acid sequence MNALARLSQFIGSTFGIWVIIFAILSFVLPGGFTWIAPYINLLLGIIMFGMGLTLKLTDFKRVLKAPKMVFIVVLSQYTIMPLLALGLVVLFQLPPEIAVGVILVGCTPGGTSSNVMTFLAKGNTALSVTATAVSTVLAPILTPALTLLLASAWLPVSFMDLFISIIQIVLVPIALGLAVRMLLGDHVEKGITILPLISVVGIVGVVAAVVSNNTEAIMQSGLLIFGVVILHNVLGYLIGFGLAKVLRFDLADQKAVSIEVGMQNSGLAAALSAAHFSPLSAVPAALFSVWHNISGSMAATWMSKYHGDETEAESVKNEEVRV